The Nitrospirota bacterium DNA window CGTCAGTAGAGTTGATAAGATATTCTTTCGGTGAGACCTTTACCGTTTGAGAGCCTTTTCTAATGGACCACACAAGAAGCGCAATCAGGATTCCTGTATAACAGAATGCAAAACCATACTGGATATACGGATTGTCAGGGAGAAGCTCAAGCATGTTTTTTGCTTCTATAATACCTTTGGAGAAAAATATCTCCTCAAATTTCTCCCTGTAAAGCGTAAACGGCAGATACCCGAAGAAGAAGCCGGGAAGTGACGCCAGACCTGTGAGATATCCCATTGAAGCCCTCGCGTAAGTTCTTACTTCACAGCCTAACATGAGAACAGCGCCTATGCCGAGAAGCGGGCCCCCGACAAGATGACCAAGGTGAAATCCCCATTTATACCTGCCTGCCTCCACAACTACCGGCAGGTCCCATCCGAAGAATGTCCATGTAACGAGTATCGTTATATTGAACATAACGATGGCTATCATTAACGCCGTAAAAGGCATAAGACCGGTGAACATGGTCTGTGTTATCTTTGCCACTTTCATTGAGTCAAAATGTTTTTTGGACATATGAATGGAATGAGGCGCCATTACGGCGCATTCTGTTCCGAATCCTGTTTTTCCAATGCCGAAGCCGAGAAGAAACCCGACGAACGTCTTGAGAAATATCTCTATCCATGGCAGACGTCCGATACCTTCAGCAGACTCACCTTTAAATGCTGTATAAAAGGCGGATGCCAGCAGCAAAAAGAGGAATGCCGTCAGTATTATTCGAAGGGGGTCTTTGTAGGGATTATA harbors:
- a CDS encoding YeeE/YedE family protein is translated as MKNLFTKPWSFVWGGFVVGLAEVIYFLKYETPIPVTTGLAKMFASIEENITGTEYIARLYDADIHWIIIGILIGAFLVAILEREHKAWAKYPPRMVVLAFIGGATFGLGTRLAQGCTTWHYLGGIPAMSLTSIVVALVSVPFAFLAFMFMSKLGVAGYMKHHEKHATVKHCVGLEYPNDTLCYDPKYNPYKDPLRIILTAFLFLLLASAFYTAFKGESAEGIGRLPWIEIFLKTFVGFLLGFGIGKTGFGTECAVMAPHSIHMSKKHFDSMKVAKITQTMFTGLMPFTALMIAIVMFNITILVTWTFFGWDLPVVVEAGRYKWGFHLGHLVGGPLLGIGAVLMLGCEVRTYARASMGYLTGLASLPGFFFGYLPFTLYREKFEEIFFSKGIIEAKNMLELLPDNPYIQYGFAFCYTGILIALLVWSIRKGSQTVKVSPKEYLINSTDEIFLKGLEAEELKVKS